The nucleotide window CCTCATCAATAGTGGATGAAAATGGCGAAGTAATCTTTATCGCTTGTTTGCATAAGGTAAGCAGCGCAGCCGAGTGAGGCTTGAATGATTGAATAAGTTTGCCACAGTACTGGTCATTGTATGGAGTCTGTGGGCAAACGTTGTACCGGCTATTGCCCAATCGGGTAGTGGCAAAGATAAAGCTGCCCAAGATCTAAAACGCCAGGGCGAAATAATGATGGGGCGCGGTGACTATGCTGCTGCCCGACTGGTGCTTTTGCGTGCTACTAAGCTCAATTCTAAAGACCCTGAGCTGTTTGTCGATCTTGGTCGCGCCACATATAACACCATGGATCGCTTCAGTCAGGGTGTTGAAGAAGCTGAAGGTTATTTGCATAAGAGCCTGGCCCTTGACCCCACTCAGTCCCGGGCCTTTGCCCATCTAGCTGAGCTAAGGGTGATTCAAGGCAAGCACCAGGAAGCTGTCGACTTTGCCAATAGAGGCATCAAAAACAAGAATGTCTGGGCTGATTGTTATTACTACAAAGCCGTGGCTCTAAGTAATCTCAAACGCGGACCAGAAGCCCTTACCACCATTGATCAATATCTAAAAGTCTGTCATCCCGCTAAACGCAGCCTGACCCTTGAGACCAAAGCATCGATATTAGAAAATATGGGACGTTATAGTGATGCCTTGCCTATCTACCAGGAAGTTTACAAGGACAAAAAGCAAGACACTTATCTCTTTAGAGAGTCTAACTGTCTGGAAAAAATGGGTAAGCCGCTACAGGCAGCTAAAGTGCTCGACAAGCTGATTGTTAACAACCCACAGGATGAAGCCGCCCTCGTCCAGCGTGCCAGGCTCTATGTCAAAGCAGGCGACCTTAAAAGCGCTGAGGCCGATTACAGCCGGGCCATAGCCGAATTGCCTATTGCTGCCTATTACAAAGAGCGCGCCGCTCTTTACAAAAAAATGGGTAGGCTCGACCTTTATCAGAAGGATCTCAAGTCAGCTGCCGCACTTTAACAAGCCAGTCCAGGTCGTTTATTTATACTTGGGGACTATTGCTGTATCAATTGCACGGGTTTTGATATCAGGCGGATATACTAAATTGGAACATGTGTGCAAATTTAGGCCACATTTTACTTCCGCCTTGATCAATTTCGCTCCAAGTCCTCTAACCTAATCAGTAAAGTTACTGGTCTTGGATGAGACAGTGGCGATGCCGGGAGTGGTGTGTCTCGGCCAGTCCGTTTGCGCCAAATTTTGACCACCGGAGTAAATCATATGTGCGGTATCCTCGCTATTTCTGGTAGCAACAATGCTTCTTCCGAGGTCTTGTTGGGTCTAATGAATCTGCAGCACCGGGGGCAGGATGGAGCTGGCATCCTATCGCTCAAAGATCAAGGGGCCGGAAATCGTTTTAAAGTTTATAAGCAAGCTGGTCTTGTTTCACTTGGTGAGCTGGAAGAATCGGTCCGTCATTTAAACGACCAGTTTGCCCTGGGTCACACACGCTATGCCACAGTGGGCGGCGATGGTGTGGAGATGCTACAGCCATTTTTAATAGAAAAATTTGGCATCGGTCTTGCTCACAATGGCAATATCGTTAACTTCCTTGATATGGAAGATGAACTATCGAGAGACTCGGCCCTGAGACTGTCATCTGGCAGATGGGTGCTCTCCGATAGCTTTATGCTACTGGCTCAATTGGCTCAGACTCTCAGGTGGCGCGACTGGAATAGTAGCGCCAGTTTTGATGCTGTGCGTCTTTTGATGCGCAAAGCCGTGGGTAGCTATAGTGTTGTCTCGATGCTCGAAAATGGCACCATATTTGGTTTTAGAGATCCAAACGGCATCCGACCTCTCTTTGTTGGTAAAAGAGAAGGAGCAGAGCGCACCGAGTACGGCGTTGCTAGCGAGCCTGTCGCGCTCACTTATCTGGGCTTTAAAGAAGTCTCAGAAGTGCAACCAGGTCAGGCTTTTGTCATTTCACCCACAGGCGAATATGAAGAAGCGATTCTTAGCGAAGGTGTGTTTAAAGTCACACCCTGTATGTTTGAGTGGGTTTATTTTAGTCGCGTAGAATCCGAATTTGCCTCAAAGTCGGTCTATGACGCTCGTTTTGCTCTGGGTATAGAGCTAGGTAAGCGTATCAAAGCCATGGGACTGACTGCCGATGTGGTGGTGCCAGTGCCGGAGACCAGTCGGGTCTCAGCTATAGCACTGGCTGAATATCTCGATTTGCCCTTTAGAGAAATCCTGGTCAAAAACAGATACGTCAACCGCACATTTATATTGGACAATCAAAGCAGTCGCGAAGAAGCAATCAGACGCAAGCTCTATCCTATTGCCTCTGAGTTTGAAGGTCGTCGCTGTCTGATTGTGGATGACTCCATAGTACGCGGCAATACCGCCAGACAAATCACAAAGCTAGTCAGAGACAGCGGTGCCAAAGAAGTCACACTTTTATCTGCCTGCCCAACAATTAAACATCCCTGCTATTACGGCATTGACTTTCCTGACATAGACGAGCTTTTGGCCGGCAATATGAATGAAGAAGAAATCGCCAGGGACTTGGGTGCCGATAGAGTGATTTTTCAGAATATCGATGGACTAAAATCTGCCCTCGGTAAAGAAGATCTCTGCATGGGCTGTCTCACTGGCACCTATCCTACCGATGTGACCAACGCCACAAGGTTTGCTGCTAAGCGCAAACTCGATAGACAAACCGAAAAAGACAATATGACTGCTGCGAGGAAAGCCAAATGACGAGCGTCGTTAGCGAAGCTATTTACAAAGGCTCAGTTAAAGATATCTATGTCGCATCCGGTAGCGACGATTTGCTTTTTCATTTTTCGGATGATTTTAGTGTTTTTGATTGGGGCAAGATGCCCGACCAGATAGAGTCTAAAGGATTGGCTCTGACTATCATTGCTGCTTATTTCTTCGAAAAATTCAGTGAGCCTGAGTTTTGGCAGACGCTAAAGTCTTCCAGTCATTTAAAACGTTTTGACTCTCAGTATCTGGCTAGCGTTTTTGCCGGTCAAGTTTATGGACAGTTGAGTCAGTCTGGACTGACATCGCATTATGTGGCACTGTCCGGTGACAAAGACTTTAAAGTTGGCGAATATCAAAGCAATCATAAAAACCCAATTAAGCTCAAAGTGCGCCGGGCCACTGTTAATCGACCTGTCGAAAAACAAATCGGCAATGCCCCAGTTTACTTTTATGACCAGCCCAGATGCGATGGTTTGACCTTTATACCACTGGAAATAGTCTTTAGATTTGGTGCACCAGCTGGTAGCTCTATCTTATCTAGACTGGCTAAAGACCCTAATTATGCTGCTTTGCTGGGACTCAAGCGTACTGACTATAAGGCTGGCGACTTTTTTGAGCGACCGGTAATTGAGTTTTTTACCAAACTAGAGTCGTCAGATAGACTGTTGAGCTATCAGGAAGCCGCTCTTACTGCCGCTCTTGATCAAGATGAGTTTGCCAATCTTTATGCCGTCAGTGAGCTTATTGCTCTGGCTCTCTATCATGTCTTTATGGAGCGTGGCATCCAGCTCTTTGATGGCAAAGTAGAATCGGCTGTGGAGCGCAGTCAGGGTACAAGCAAAACCGTCCTTGTGGATAGCATCGGACCCGATGAGCTGAGACTTGACTATCAGGGTATCCAGCTCTCCAAAGAGATACTGCGTGATTTTTATCGTCAAACTAGTTGGTACCAAGACATAACACAAAGCAAAGCACAGGCCGAGTCTGAGCCGGGTAGCAAGTGGCAAACTATCTGCCGCAACAAGCTCAAGAGTGCTCCGCCTCCTCTCAGTGCCAATCTCAAAGATGGTGTCTCCAAAATGTATCTGGCTCTTGCCTCCAGTCTTATCGGCAAAGATTTACCGGGTGCTGTTTCACTTGCTCAAGTGCGTGATTTGCTCAAAGCTTAAGGAGTTAGCTGGTGCTCAAAGAGGTTATGGTCGTGGGTGCTGGGGGCAGAGAGCACGCTCTGGCCTGGAAACTCTCACAGAGTGCGGCAATATCAAAAGTCTATGTGGCACCTGGCAATGCCGGTACAGATAGTGCTGGCGGCAAAATCCAAAATCTAGCTATCAAAGCCACCGACAATAAAGCTCTGGTGGAATTTGCAGTGCAAAACAAAATTGCTCTGGTGGTGGTCGGTCCGGAGCTTTGTTTGATCAATGGGCTGGTAGACGATCTGAGTGCAAGCGGTATCAGTGCTTTTGGTCCTACCAAAGCACAGAGCAAACTAGAATGGTCCAAAGCACATAGCAAAAATGTGCTTAAAAATTTGAATATTCCCACAGCTCGTTTTGTCGTCACTGAGACTGTATCTCAAGCAAACGCCTTGCTGCAAAATCCAGATAATGATTGGGCTCGGGTCATCAAACTGGATGGTCTGGCTGCCGGCAAGGGTGTCTATGTCTGTGATCAAAAGGAGCAAGCCCTGCTTGCTATCAGTGAGCTTGCCGCAGCCTATGGCGATGGGGACAAACTTACTCTGGTATTAGAAGAAAAATTAGCAGGCGAAGAAATATCGCTCTTTTGTCTATGCGATGGCAAAACAGTCATGCCTCTAAGAGCCTTGCAGGATCATAAAAGACGCTTTGATGGGGATCAAGGACCAAACACTGGTGGCATGGGTGCTTTTACTCCGGTACCTGTCTACAAGCAGTATCAAGACGTCATTGACGAGCAAGTGGTAAAGCCACTGGCTCAGGCCTGTAGTAAAGGTACATTGGATTTTAAAGGGCTTTTGTTTATCGGTATTTTGATGCAGCAAGGCGTGCCCTATGTGCTGGAGTTTAACGCTCGATTTGGTGATCCTGAATGCGAAGCGATGATGCCTCTTTTGTCCTCCGACCTCTATGAGCTGTTGCAAAGCTCGGCACAGGGCACTCTCGCTCAGCAACCAGAGCCGGTCTGGCATGATGGTGTGAGCGTCACTTTTATCGCTGTTAATCAAGAGTATCCACAAAAATCTTCCAGTGGTGTACCGATACAGATAAAGCCGATGCCGCAAGGTGTGACCCTTTTTCATTGTGGCACAGCGGTACAGGATGGACAGGTGGTAACTAGTGGTGGTCGCATACTGGCACCGACAGCGGTGGCGCCCACTGTAGAGCAAGCCTGTGAGCTGGCTTTGGCTGCTCTCAAACAAGTAACCTTTGAAGGTATGGACTACCGTACCGATATTGCTCGCGGGGGAAGCAAATTATGTCCCTCAAAATAGTAATGCTGGCCAGTGGTCGGGGCTCCAATGTAGAAGCCGTTGCCAGAGCGGCAAAAAATGGTCTACCGCTGCAAATTCAGGCGGTCCTGACCAACCACAAAGATGCAGGCGTGCTCGACATCTGCCAAAGCGAAGGTCTCAAAAGTCACTATGTGCCCGCTGTCAAAGGCATGACTAAAGAAGCCCATGAAGACAAACTGATTGAATGTATTGCTCAATATCAACCAGATTTTGTTGTACTGGCTGGTTATATGCGCATCCTCACTGGTCATTTTTTGCGGGCGTTTAAATCTGCTGATGGCTACTTTAGAGTCATTAATATCCATCCATCACTTTTGCCCAGTTTTCCTGGTGCTACAGCTTATGCCGATGCTTACGCTGCCAGGGTAGCAGTCTCTGGTATCACAGTGCATTTAGTGGATGAGCAAGTGGACCATGGACCGATTTTGAGTCAAGCTGCTTTTAATCGTCATGCTCACGATAGCTTTGAAGACTTTGCCTGTCGCGGGCTTGCTATCGAGCATAAAATCTTGCCTTCTACACTCAGTCTGGTTGCTCGTCAGGGCATCAAGCTGGACAAATTGCCTTTTACAATGGAGGACCTAACGGTTTGAACGCACCAGTTAATGTACTTGCACAAGCTGGCGAAGGCAG belongs to Candidatus Obscuribacter sp. and includes:
- the purF gene encoding amidophosphoribosyltransferase, which codes for MSRPVRLRQILTTGVNHMCGILAISGSNNASSEVLLGLMNLQHRGQDGAGILSLKDQGAGNRFKVYKQAGLVSLGELEESVRHLNDQFALGHTRYATVGGDGVEMLQPFLIEKFGIGLAHNGNIVNFLDMEDELSRDSALRLSSGRWVLSDSFMLLAQLAQTLRWRDWNSSASFDAVRLLMRKAVGSYSVVSMLENGTIFGFRDPNGIRPLFVGKREGAERTEYGVASEPVALTYLGFKEVSEVQPGQAFVISPTGEYEEAILSEGVFKVTPCMFEWVYFSRVESEFASKSVYDARFALGIELGKRIKAMGLTADVVVPVPETSRVSAIALAEYLDLPFREILVKNRYVNRTFILDNQSSREEAIRRKLYPIASEFEGRRCLIVDDSIVRGNTARQITKLVRDSGAKEVTLLSACPTIKHPCYYGIDFPDIDELLAGNMNEEEIARDLGADRVIFQNIDGLKSALGKEDLCMGCLTGTYPTDVTNATRFAAKRKLDRQTEKDNMTAARKAK
- the purN gene encoding phosphoribosylglycinamide formyltransferase, encoding MSLKIVMLASGRGSNVEAVARAAKNGLPLQIQAVLTNHKDAGVLDICQSEGLKSHYVPAVKGMTKEAHEDKLIECIAQYQPDFVVLAGYMRILTGHFLRAFKSADGYFRVINIHPSLLPSFPGATAYADAYAARVAVSGITVHLVDEQVDHGPILSQAAFNRHAHDSFEDFACRGLAIEHKILPSTLSLVARQGIKLDKLPFTMEDLTV
- a CDS encoding tetratricopeptide repeat protein, which produces MNKFATVLVIVWSLWANVVPAIAQSGSGKDKAAQDLKRQGEIMMGRGDYAAARLVLLRATKLNSKDPELFVDLGRATYNTMDRFSQGVEEAEGYLHKSLALDPTQSRAFAHLAELRVIQGKHQEAVDFANRGIKNKNVWADCYYYKAVALSNLKRGPEALTTIDQYLKVCHPAKRSLTLETKASILENMGRYSDALPIYQEVYKDKKQDTYLFRESNCLEKMGKPLQAAKVLDKLIVNNPQDEAALVQRARLYVKAGDLKSAEADYSRAIAELPIAAYYKERAALYKKMGRLDLYQKDLKSAAAL
- the purD gene encoding phosphoribosylamine--glycine ligase produces the protein MLKEVMVVGAGGREHALAWKLSQSAAISKVYVAPGNAGTDSAGGKIQNLAIKATDNKALVEFAVQNKIALVVVGPELCLINGLVDDLSASGISAFGPTKAQSKLEWSKAHSKNVLKNLNIPTARFVVTETVSQANALLQNPDNDWARVIKLDGLAAGKGVYVCDQKEQALLAISELAAAYGDGDKLTLVLEEKLAGEEISLFCLCDGKTVMPLRALQDHKRRFDGDQGPNTGGMGAFTPVPVYKQYQDVIDEQVVKPLAQACSKGTLDFKGLLFIGILMQQGVPYVLEFNARFGDPECEAMMPLLSSDLYELLQSSAQGTLAQQPEPVWHDGVSVTFIAVNQEYPQKSSSGVPIQIKPMPQGVTLFHCGTAVQDGQVVTSGGRILAPTAVAPTVEQACELALAALKQVTFEGMDYRTDIARGGSKLCPSK